caacctgaatttgtggccagccgatcgcagggcacaaggagacaaacaaccattcacgctcacactcatacctaggggcaatttagagtgtccaatcagcctaccatacatgtttttggaatgtgggaggaaaccagagtacccgcagaaaccccacacaggcccagggagaacatgcaaacgccacacaggtggaccgacctggatttgaacccaggtccctcactgcaaggccaacacgctaatcactcatccgccgggccgtccTGAATTGAACTAGTTACACGATTAAATCACGTGACTCTTGTATACAGGCTGCAATGAAAGAATGTTTGGCTGACTTGAAGAAAGATCTTCCCTGGTTGGAAAGATTGGACTTAACCAACCCACCTGCTGAGGATGTCCTCGCTAAAATTGGAGGAAAACTGGAGAGTGAGAGCAACGGAGAAGTCAATGCAGATGATGATTTCCAGAGGGAAATGTACTTGTGAGTGTcgaaattcatttttatggaGCAGTTTTGGATAAGTAGTTACTTAAAGTGAGCAATATCGTGATCAAACATGTTTGTGTGTAagcctgggcgatatgacaaaaaatatataatataatcctgtatcgggacatccctattaTCACCACAACAAAGTTTCACATATTGACTGTGTTAGTCCGcgactgtttttttaatggcagtggctccttagccggtaaccggtcaaatagtcccagaggctatttagccggtaacctattatttaacattgagtgaataggggattttctaaaccattcaaccaatcttattgaaatttgatgtgttattgccaattgatagattttaacattaggtgaatagggatttaatgactattatttaggcagtggctccatagccgtagtttcttactatttaccccacacataattcttaccggctaaacagccatatggggccatataggctattggACCGGTTACcgtctaaatagcccctgggactatttgaccggttagcggctaaggagccactgccttttttaatacattgaatttatttattcatacatcAGCATTTGTTTTTGCGGGAATATGATGTCACATTAGTCCCTCTCAATGAGGACTGATCTAAAATTCTCAGTTAATGCTCAACTCTTTGAGAGGTCATCAAGCTTGGCTCTAAAATGTTTGATGTTGAATGCTCCCATAGCTACCGGCAGGCACAAGCAACAGTTCTTGAGGCATTGCCTGTCTTGAAGAAAAACTGCATTTCTACCAAGAGGCCCAATGACTATTTTGCTGAGATGGCCAAGTCTGACCAACAAATGCAAAAAGTGAGTTTCCCCACTCTAAAACTCATTTTATCAGGGTGGGGATTTCACATGGATTGGATTATAAAAGTTGCCTATTTTTCAGTATACAAATGGATATGGTGGAAGTTCAAAACTATACAGCCTTTTATACAGACTTGATCAGTCacaaatgtggattttttttaactacttgattatttttattgtattatttatttgtaatccttttttactttttacgaGCAGCTTCTGCTGTACTGCAGCATTATGACATTAAGATTTAATATAGGGTAGATCAAACTTTTTGCACTTAACAGGTTCTGATATATCAAATGGGTTGTCATTTGCACATGTTCTGTACTTTCCTTTTATGGGCAAAACTACAATTTGTGAATTTCCAATTGTTGAATTCTAATGTTTAGAAGTCTGACATTTGTAAGATAATCTCCATTATTGTAGTCTTAgcttttaggatttttttctacTGCCTTGGTTGCTTcacccacaatgatttttgaaactTTCTAAGATTCACTGTAAAATGCATCTCTTTTTCCACGCACATCTTTTCTTGTCTGTTCCACCATGCAGATTAGGAAGAAGTTGCTTTCTAAGCAGGCGATAATGGAAAGGTCAGAGAAGGCAAAGAAGTTACGTGAACAAAGGAAATTTGGCAAAAAGGTTACTCTTCTTTCTTCTCTCATTTGAAATGGAcacaattgcttttttttagttcatttgtaGACTAATCAGTAATGATTGTGTTATGGCAAATTAGGTGCAAGTAGAAGTGATCCAGAAGCGACAGAAGGAGAAGAAGGCAATGATGAATGCCGTCAAGAAGTACCAAAAAGGTTGGTTaggggaaaacattttttttcttcccgcaATTGTTTAACACCTTTCATTTGATTAAATTGCCAGACAGGCTTGTAACATGATCGTCTTTCTAATGTTCTGTCGTGCATGACAAGCAACTGctctgattttcccactttcagGAATGACTGACAAGTTGGACTTCTTGGAGGGCGATCAAAAGGAACGGAATACGCCCGCTAAAGGTGCCTCTCAGAAATCAAAGAACAACAAGGGGTAAGGTTTTCATTTTCGCCAACTTTGCATCAACTGTTAGCTCTATTAGTCCCCCAAACAGTAATTTCTCATTGCACCTTTTTTAGCCCTAATGCCAGGAGAAAATATAAGGATCAGAAGTTTGGGTTTGGCGGAAAGAAGAGTGGAAGGAAATGGAACACTAAAGAAAGCCACAATGATGTCTCCAGTTTCCGTTCTAGCATGGCTAACGCTAAGGGTCCAAaaggaaagaaaggaaaagGAGGAAAACAAAACGTAAGTATGGTTATACATAACGGAatatattctttcattttctgaaccgccctCAAggctcatggggggtgctggagcctaccccagctaactacgggcaccaggcgggggggaccctgaatcgatggccagccagtCCATAAAGGAATATGAACCGTATTTCCCGCACTAAAAGGGGCACCATAAAGGCTTACATTTTCTCAAAAGATGACCATGCGCCTTatttatggatcaatattgtcTAATCGTGGTATGACATTCCCTTTTGcccagctccatctagtggatgcataatgtAACCCAGCAACCATGACTTTAGTGCGCCTATTTAGATGCAAACCGTTTTAAAATATGTTCTCTATTGAAGGGGCGCCCTATCGTGCGGAAAATACGCTACTATTCGTATGAGTTTTAAGAGATACCGAGTTTGTAATATTTCTTGACACTTTCTTCTAGAAACGTCCAGGGAAGTCTGTGCGCAGGAAAATGAAGAGTCGGTCATAAAACACCGAGGCTTTTCAAAAGGATTTGAACTTTGTTCCAGGCTGGATTTCACCACAGCTGATGTCCATTGAGGAACTTCTTTGAGACATTCTGTTCAAACCTCCCTCTCTCAAAGTGTTTGATTGAGGGTGCATATAGCAGACTTGTGCTAAGTGGAGGGATGAAGACTTTACTGTTGTGGCCATTTGTAAATCCATGCTAACAAGCGTGTTGATATTCCACAGGCTTTGGCAAACTTAAGCTTAGTAAATGTCACCCAGATTTTAAATGTTGCCTATTTTATGTGATTTAATTTCATTGTCCTCATTGCTCTCACAGCTTCATTTTTGAGTGATTCTTGGGGGACTTATTTCCATTTTGCTTTACTTTGATCCTTTTGGCTTGTGTAAACACgtgattttaaattttattttaaaaaatgagcctCGGTtacttcatttatttcattgatATGATTGCTATAGTGTGCACGCAATCATAAAATTGTAAATGCATCACAATTTACTTGCTTTAAGTAGATTGTTTAGGAAGAGTAGCATCTCTTGGTCTTTCATGGATGAGCAAAAAGGCCATTTAATTCTGATTTGAGGAAATGCAGTTATGATTTACGATATAAATTGGAAATTCAATGACAttggttcatttttatttcgGTTACATTTTGTACTTGACAAGTTGAGATCATGGTAAAGTATATGTATGTAGATTTAAAACTTTGAAAACTTTACAGTCTTTATCCATCTTTAGTTCTAACATGACAGATTTACACGATTGCTTTTTCAACATGAGTGACAAATAATATGAAAGCACAGTCTGCATATTTATAAAATGTCTAACTTCAACAGGCCATTAACTATCCAGAGACACTCAAACTGCTACCTACCTGCTTTATAAAATAGCTTTAATTTAAGCTATCCTTTACAATGCTAATAGCAAAAGTAAAAATGATGCAATGTTTTATTGCAtcaaccagtggtgtgccgtcagggcctttaaggccttctctgctggcctacgAAACATCTGAATCAcaaactgatgttaattatgttttgcccataaatacttattaaataattccaaatagtctgttagcttcctttcattgctatccccctggttgcactgcttccagatgtgtgttttcaaattgaagcatttaaccaatcacatttcagccataatttgttgccagggtcagaaatctgcctcaaggccttcacaatcagttctgcaggctctgctgcattaaacaagcgtcgataagactgtggctttaacccaggggtgttaaccggtcctcaaagggccgcagtgggtgcaggttttcattccaactcaacaataggataccttttgcaagtgtaatcagttaattaaagtcaggtgctacttattttagaagacacctgattggttaaaatgtcggcactggatcggttgaaacaaagaccaggacccactgtgaccctcggcggaatcggtttgacacgtgctttaaccaatcagaattcgatttggtgacaccaaggccttcttgcagccgtagggatacatcattgccttctcgcaggcgtagatACGTCATCGCTGTCACCAACTGTGATTGGCGAGTGAtggagtggactagccagagctaccaaagtgtatctggagcgagctgcacaagcaaatatattgttgtgttgatttaatagcaagcattttcagcactaaatcgaataaaaatgtttgccagaaatacgacaggataggctcgactttcagcattagcttcgatggcgatagaaaagaaggaggatggatattgtgtttaggtaaaaatgatttttggtgaataaaatatggctatattcctaaataatatttcaattgtatgagggtattattgatgattttttcgtgtcgcaagctgtagctgcagtagaggttttatagccataaaatagtttttgaggactggattgattccgacagctgaaggcattgccagaaaattcacggaccgccgctggcaTTAACttcagatttttggggggagtctTACAGTTTGGATTTGGCAATAATTGcgttttctttccattttttaacattttaacataACACTTGTTAATGgccatttttaagaaaacacaTTTATCTTGGTGTCATTTTGAAAATCACAACAACCTGGATTTTGAACAGGACTGGGTATACACTTTCTATCAATGTCATTTTGATGGTTACTTTAGTTGGTTTATTTTGAAGTGCGTAGTATCGACTCTTGATGCTTGGTAATATCCGTGCTGTGcctgaagaaattcaatctatTGTCATTGCGATTTGTATTAAtctggagagagagaaaaacatgaGTTTAAGTATGGAAATCCAAGAGATCCCTATATAGACAATAAGTCTTTGAATATTCTCACCAGAGATGTAGACACCCATCCAATCtcctgactttcagtcaatggTGTTGGGTATTTCTTAATTGGCTCCTGGCGAGCTTTGTGGAAAGCTTCAATGAAATCAGCTTGCAGGTGAAGAAGCAAGTGCATGGTTAGCAACATATTTTGTAACACTGCCCCCCATTTGCCAACAGTTTTGGCCTATACGTGCATACTTCCTTAAGCAGGTATACATGCACATCTCTAGCAGAGGCTCCGCGCTGATGTGATCATTAATATTTCCACAGAGCCATATTTAGACACTACGTAATCcattaaattatttaaacaCTGCTTTTCCTTTGGGTGATAAAGAGTGGCCAACAACACCTTATCAACACAGATTATGACATGCTTTTCTGAGGAATATGGGATGTAGATGACAGCTGGTTTCGGGTCATTTCTAAAATAAAGATGAAGGGTGTTATACTCACAATTTTCAGGAATCACTTCTTGTGGTTTTCTGCACATGGGTTTGTCTGGTAAAATATGTACTTGGAAAGAAATAGGAGAAAGCAGAGAACTTTCTGATGCAACCAAACCATTTCACAATTACCTGGATAAATATTTAATCCTTATACTCCggcatttttgtaaaaaaaaaatatactcaCACTTTCGATGTGGATTGATGCTAAATTCCGTGTGAAGTCTTTGTTGTCTTTGCTCTTTACGGATCATCTCAATCTGAATTGCATTCTGATGGACTAAATCTTTTGCTTTTGTTGCCATTTTCTTAAAACCAAGCACTCAACAGATAAAGTGGTGGACTTGAAATTGGTGGACCTGTTTTTGTCCTATGCACGCTCCATTGCCTAGCAACAGAAAACTCACTCCCATGCTGCAAGAACAAAATTAGGCCACAGGGTGAGGCTGCACACTAAGCTTTGAACATTGTGTGTGACTGGGTTTATACAGTAAAAGCTGTTTCCATTGTACTTGTGCATTACTACTCTACCTtaatattacagtaatccctggaaTATCACGGTTGATATAAACCAGAGATggtcgtgataatcgaaaattcgcgaagtagggtcacccctattataactttttttctccgcagtgctgagtcctagtagcaagagtggcttccacttacgagtttcagcgtggattttcacattttttataaacttttaaaaaacaattataattaatagcagaaaaaatcgtgaagtagtgaagacgcgataatcaagggattactgtagaagTTTAATGTCTTGATTGaaagagttgttgttttttctaaccACAGTCTATTCTTATCTGGTGTCATCAGAGAAAAATAGTTTATAATACAGCTTTATTATGTAATGATTCATCAACTTAGTTGTTATTATTTCCAAGTAGTATTCAAACCCCATGTTATGTTGCAAGTTCCTCCTCTTAGAAGTCATGGAGGGGTTTGAAATTTTCATCATAGGTGCATGTCCAATGTGAGAGAGCTGatctgaaaatgaaaataaaacaatacaacGTATGACAGCTTGTATAATACTGGTGCAAATATATCAGCACCTCTCAATCAGCTAGAATTCTGACCTTCAAAGACCTGTTAGTCCGCCTTTAAAAGTCCACATCCATTCCATGTATTATCCTCAATCAGATGTACTAGTTTGCAGAGGGTAGTTGCAAAAATACACCTGCCTACTGGATACAATCAGTAAGGATCAAACTTGTAACATTGCCAATATCAAAGAGCTGTCCAAACTcaacagagacaaaattgtaaagACAGAGAAATTACCAAGCAGTTTGGTGTAAAAAGGTCCACTACTGGAGCAATCATGAGAAAATAGAAGAAGCTAAACATGACGGTCAATCTCAATCAGAGTGATGCTGCATGTAAGATATCACCTCATAGGATCTCAATGATCCTAGGAAAGGGGAGAAATCAGACCAGAACTATACAAGAGGACTTGCTCCATGACCTGAAAAGAACTGGGACCACTGTTTCCATGAAATCATGCATGGCATGAAAGGTTCCCCGCCTTGAACCAGCACATGTGAAGGTTTGTCTTAAGTATGTCAATGATCATTTGGATAATACAGAAGAGTCACGTGAGAAGGTTTCGTGGTCAGATGAGACCAAAATGGAACTTTTTGTTCGTATTCACGAATCATTTTTGGAGGAAGAAGAATGACGAGTACACCATTCTTACTATGAAGCATGGGGGTGtagcatcatgctttggggttgtttttgtcTTCCACACCGGGTCATGCATTGTGAGAATTTGGGGAACAACAAACATTTGAGCTCTGTAATTGCATACAAAGGCTACTGCACAAAAAATATTGGTTTTCTAAgatgttcaaatacttatttgcagctgtatcacacaaatgatttgtttaaagaaatcatacattgtgatttctggattttcttTTGAGATAATCTCTCTCATA
Above is a genomic segment from Stigmatopora argus isolate UIUO_Sarg chromosome 8, RoL_Sarg_1.0, whole genome shotgun sequence containing:
- the cfap144 gene encoding cilia- and flagella-associated protein 144, which produces MATKAKDLVHQNAIQIEMIRKEQRQQRLHTEFSINPHRKLHILPDKPMCRKPQEVIPENSDFIEAFHKARQEPIKKYPTPLTESQEIGWVSTSLINTNRNDNRLNFFRHSTDITKHQESILRTSK
- the ebna1bp2 gene encoding putative rRNA-processing protein EBP2 isoform X1, producing MVIASEIMEPVEDDEMLSEESEDENGEMTDSQLQKAFAKGLLKPGMNLVLDRPKHFANDVAAMKECLADLKKDLPWLERLDLTNPPAEDVLAKIGGKLESESNGEVNADDDFQREMYFYRQAQATVLEALPVLKKNCISTKRPNDYFAEMAKSDQQMQKIRKKLLSKQAIMERSEKAKKLREQRKFGKKVQVEVIQKRQKEKKAMMNAVKKYQKGMTDKLDFLEGDQKERNTPAKGASQKSKNNKGPNARRKYKDQKFGFGGKKSGRKWNTKESHNDVSSFRSSMANAKGPKGKKGKGGKQNKRPGKSVRRKMKSRS
- the ebna1bp2 gene encoding putative rRNA-processing protein EBP2 isoform X2, producing MEPVEDDEMLSEESEDENGEMTDSQLQKAFAKGLLKPGMNLVLDRPKHFANDVAAMKECLADLKKDLPWLERLDLTNPPAEDVLAKIGGKLESESNGEVNADDDFQREMYFYRQAQATVLEALPVLKKNCISTKRPNDYFAEMAKSDQQMQKIRKKLLSKQAIMERSEKAKKLREQRKFGKKVQVEVIQKRQKEKKAMMNAVKKYQKGMTDKLDFLEGDQKERNTPAKGASQKSKNNKGPNARRKYKDQKFGFGGKKSGRKWNTKESHNDVSSFRSSMANAKGPKGKKGKGGKQNKRPGKSVRRKMKSRS